From Sporosarcina sp. Te-1, the proteins below share one genomic window:
- a CDS encoding DUF6612 family protein, giving the protein MKKWLKVIGAGVLAFALAACGNEAEPKTTVDAETGKEKETENISKMTAQEVYEKAMAVSQEQKSMHTDMDIDQVMKSGGETVNSKITMKMDAVVEPMTIYQTMNVDMGEYGQQEVEMYISEKEVYMFEPESGQWMKFPEELSAEILEGMASEDPTLDMKLFKDYVDEFKFEQTDDSYILKLKASGEKFEKLLKEMEEDQGSNAEAEAEEMTLHDVTFEIFIDKETFYTTAFNMDMSLDMVIEGENVKTDQKVKAVISKINEVEVTIPQDVLDNAVDLSEMMGE; this is encoded by the coding sequence TTGAAAAAATGGTTGAAAGTAATAGGAGCCGGAGTATTGGCATTCGCTCTTGCCGCTTGCGGCAACGAAGCAGAACCAAAAACAACGGTTGATGCTGAGACAGGCAAGGAAAAGGAAACTGAAAATATCAGTAAAATGACGGCTCAAGAAGTATACGAGAAGGCTATGGCAGTTAGCCAAGAGCAAAAGAGCATGCACACTGACATGGACATTGATCAAGTCATGAAGTCAGGTGGAGAGACGGTCAACAGTAAAATCACGATGAAGATGGACGCAGTGGTAGAGCCGATGACAATTTACCAAACGATGAATGTAGATATGGGTGAATACGGTCAGCAAGAAGTGGAAATGTATATCTCTGAAAAAGAAGTATACATGTTTGAGCCAGAAAGTGGCCAGTGGATGAAGTTCCCTGAAGAACTTTCTGCAGAAATCCTTGAAGGCATGGCCAGTGAGGATCCAACGTTGGATATGAAATTATTCAAAGACTACGTGGATGAGTTCAAGTTTGAACAAACAGACGATTCCTACATTCTAAAATTAAAAGCCTCTGGCGAAAAGTTTGAAAAGCTCTTGAAAGAAATGGAAGAAGATCAAGGAAGCAATGCGGAAGCTGAAGCTGAAGAAATGACATTACACGATGTCACTTTCGAGATCTTCATTGACAAAGAAACATTCTATACAACCGCATTCAATATGGATATGAGCCTAGACATGGTCATTGAAGGCGAGAATGTGAAAACAGATCAAAAAGTGAAGGCTGTCATCTCGAAAATCAACGAAGTCGAAGTGACAATTCCACAAGACGTACTTGATAATGCAGTAGATCTAAGCGAAATGATGGGTGAATAA
- the hflX gene encoding GTPase HflX, giving the protein MDILVEYAVLVGVKETDNEHFEYEMEELKNLAEAIDVTVVGSVTQNLERRNPTHYVGKGKVEEIRHMYETTDANLVIFNDELTPSQIRNLEAELEVKVIDRTMLILDIFARRARTHEARMQVELAQLQYTLPRLVGLRASLSRQGGGTGGGFQNKGAGETKLELDRRKIEDQIAKLRRDLEHAKEQRETQRKQRKRSGIPVVSIVGYTNAGKSTLLNQLLLRMDESNAKQVFEKDMLFATLDTSVRRVRLQDHKEFLLTDTVGFVSKLPHHLVKAFRSTLEEAREADLLLHVVDVSNPEHDYMMKVTEETLEEVGVENIHTLHIFNKSDMASTDYPRAHGDNVWISAKDGKGLDELIELIKKHVFEQYVTCKLRLPFDRGDLVSFLNEKATVKRMEYEEDGTVLTVEMPEALKSRFEAYVISH; this is encoded by the coding sequence ATGGATATCTTAGTGGAATATGCAGTGCTCGTTGGAGTGAAAGAAACAGACAATGAACACTTTGAATATGAAATGGAAGAACTGAAAAACCTGGCGGAAGCGATAGATGTGACCGTTGTTGGAAGTGTCACGCAAAATCTGGAACGCCGCAACCCGACTCATTACGTTGGAAAGGGGAAAGTCGAAGAGATCCGGCACATGTATGAAACGACAGATGCAAATCTCGTCATATTCAACGATGAGCTGACCCCTTCTCAAATTCGGAACTTGGAAGCCGAGTTGGAAGTGAAGGTGATTGACCGGACGATGCTGATCCTCGATATTTTTGCTCGGCGTGCACGTACGCACGAAGCGCGCATGCAAGTGGAACTGGCCCAACTGCAATATACGCTGCCACGCCTTGTCGGTTTGCGTGCTTCCTTGAGCAGGCAGGGGGGCGGCACGGGGGGCGGCTTCCAGAACAAAGGGGCCGGGGAGACGAAATTGGAGCTCGACCGCCGGAAGATCGAGGACCAGATCGCCAAGCTTCGCAGAGACTTGGAACATGCCAAGGAGCAACGGGAAACGCAGCGGAAACAGAGAAAGAGAAGCGGTATACCAGTTGTCTCCATTGTTGGTTATACGAATGCCGGGAAATCAACGTTACTCAATCAGTTATTGCTCCGGATGGATGAGTCTAATGCCAAACAAGTATTCGAAAAAGATATGCTGTTCGCAACACTCGATACATCGGTACGCCGGGTCCGTCTCCAAGATCATAAAGAATTTCTCTTGACCGATACAGTCGGCTTTGTTTCTAAGCTGCCACATCATCTGGTGAAGGCTTTTCGTTCGACGTTGGAGGAAGCAAGGGAAGCGGATCTCCTGTTGCATGTCGTTGATGTTTCCAATCCAGAACATGATTATATGATGAAAGTGACGGAAGAGACGTTGGAGGAAGTCGGCGTTGAAAATATACACACCCTTCATATTTTTAACAAGTCAGATATGGCATCGACCGATTATCCGCGGGCCCATGGCGATAATGTATGGATTTCTGCTAAAGATGGAAAAGGGTTAGATGAACTGATTGAACTGATTAAAAAGCATGTTTTTGAGCAGTATGTCACCTGTAAATTGCGGCTGCCGTTTGACCGGGGAGATCTCGTTTCATTCTTGAATGAAAAAGCGACCGTCAAGAGGATGGAGTATGAGGAAGACGGTACGGTCCTGACAGTCGAAATGCCGGAAGCCTTGAAGTCTCGATTCGAAGCTTACGTAATTAGCCATTGA
- a CDS encoding VOC family protein translates to MKLDHVVYFTQASPDAVVQQQANEGRYAVAGGRHEKWGTYNALLYAGNAYVEWLAVEEPRLATQVDHPLTRLLLYDLPAGDRWGTLCLSVEGIESFQEEVENKGFQTSGVLNAQRRTASGELKKWKMLFIDQPVSDELPYPFFIEWEEPEEVRLEKLRREGALPPGNETLEIQECIFHVQDPLKETGEWAVLLSQKVGDDHSIQLENVKLSFREHEEEKERLADVIIGQTDAYKQP, encoded by the coding sequence ATGAAATTGGATCATGTGGTATATTTCACACAAGCAAGCCCTGACGCAGTCGTTCAACAGCAAGCGAATGAAGGCCGATATGCCGTTGCAGGGGGCCGGCATGAAAAATGGGGGACGTACAATGCGTTGTTGTATGCGGGGAATGCGTATGTGGAATGGCTGGCGGTCGAGGAGCCGAGGCTGGCAACTCAAGTCGACCATCCACTGACACGTCTCCTATTGTATGATCTTCCGGCCGGCGATAGATGGGGGACGCTCTGTCTGTCGGTGGAAGGCATTGAATCGTTTCAAGAGGAAGTCGAGAATAAAGGGTTTCAAACGTCCGGTGTGTTGAATGCGCAGCGGCGCACGGCTAGTGGGGAGCTAAAAAAGTGGAAGATGCTATTTATCGATCAGCCGGTTTCTGATGAGCTGCCTTATCCGTTTTTCATTGAATGGGAAGAGCCGGAGGAAGTCCGTTTGGAAAAACTTCGAAGGGAAGGCGCATTGCCTCCCGGAAACGAAACGCTCGAAATCCAGGAATGTATATTTCATGTGCAAGACCCGTTAAAAGAGACAGGTGAATGGGCCGTTCTTCTATCACAGAAAGTAGGGGACGATCATTCCATCCAACTGGAAAACGTAAAGCTGTCGTTCCGGGAACACGAAGAGGAAAAAGAAAGATTGGCAGACGTCATCATTGGACAAACTGATGCGTACAAGCAGCCATGA
- a CDS encoding response regulator, with protein sequence MDTPFVLHITNSPPEIERISALMDSFQLPSVTVQTIQEGLDRLDILNPSVILLSLPPKNYMERFHEIEELAKQALDRFMPLFIIGDPPSDSEKEKLFKQGPFDFVTRPVDELFFQHLLQGRITFKRKLDQALSEQERVDERSADSTLPRALEIILIDDDPITLEILKQQFSSLRIENHFIEVKKFTNGADFIATDWYDRERYYAIILDGIMPKMTGFEVLTHIRSTYPQKNILIFMLTSRSGPLDMEQSLEAGADDYITKPFKPKEVALRVHRLTKRLFK encoded by the coding sequence ATGGATACCCCCTTTGTCCTTCATATTACCAATTCACCACCAGAAATTGAGAGAATATCCGCGCTTATGGATTCGTTTCAGTTGCCCAGTGTGACAGTGCAGACTATTCAGGAAGGCCTAGATCGGCTCGATATTCTGAATCCGTCCGTCATCCTGCTTTCCCTCCCGCCAAAGAATTATATGGAGCGGTTTCACGAGATCGAGGAACTCGCCAAGCAAGCATTAGATCGATTCATGCCGTTATTTATCATTGGCGATCCACCTTCCGACTCGGAAAAGGAAAAACTATTTAAACAAGGGCCGTTTGACTTTGTGACACGCCCTGTGGATGAATTGTTCTTCCAACATCTTCTTCAGGGACGGATTACATTTAAAAGGAAATTGGACCAAGCCCTTTCCGAGCAGGAACGAGTCGACGAAAGGTCAGCGGACTCCACGCTGCCTCGGGCATTGGAGATCATTCTGATTGATGACGATCCGATCACATTGGAGATTCTGAAACAACAATTTTCCTCCTTGCGAATTGAAAACCATTTCATAGAGGTCAAAAAGTTTACAAATGGTGCGGATTTCATTGCCACTGATTGGTATGATCGGGAGCGCTATTATGCCATTATTCTAGATGGTATCATGCCCAAAATGACCGGTTTTGAGGTACTTACCCACATTCGTTCCACCTACCCACAAAAAAACATTCTGATTTTTATGTTGACCTCCAGGTCCGGCCCGCTGGATATGGAGCAATCCTTGGAAGCCGGTGCGGATGATTACATCACTAAACCGTTCAAACCTAAAGAAGTGGCTCTTAGAGTACATCGACTCACTAAAAGGTTATTCAAATGA
- a CDS encoding HEAT repeat domain-containing protein, whose product MRVDLTVIGWIIGTLIVLQVLLLAILVWRKILRNRTEQREQQRYAELLPEFVSHLYGETDLDVSKLKNDYRVAQRLASDIMSSTSDEGIQEKVQTTAFEALHKPYERALKDSSWPVRMNVLYYIQSFQMKGLAPLLRSRFEEMTVWDDEKKQLARTLASLGDLSILPAVFSDIQHSQKFYRDVLLRFPEEVDPQLLAYYEDTDNPSYQCAYLQRISDREAQEQIAQVEEALANDLIEVRMQALKTIGNLYFMRTPELLRPFFTSSQWQERMLVAQTVRKLHINAFSEELSQLLGDAEWWVRYAAAETILEVEGAERLNFYVENHPDSFARDMASQWLSTESKLNAHA is encoded by the coding sequence ATGAGAGTAGACCTGACAGTTATCGGTTGGATCATCGGCACATTAATTGTGTTGCAAGTCCTCCTTCTCGCAATTCTTGTTTGGCGCAAAATATTGCGGAACCGTACGGAACAGAGGGAGCAGCAACGATATGCTGAGCTGCTGCCGGAATTTGTGTCCCATTTATACGGTGAAACGGATTTGGACGTGTCTAAACTGAAAAATGACTATCGAGTCGCACAACGATTGGCGAGCGACATCATGTCTTCTACGAGCGATGAGGGGATTCAGGAAAAGGTACAGACAACTGCATTCGAGGCCCTGCATAAACCGTATGAGCGTGCATTGAAGGACTCTTCTTGGCCCGTTCGGATGAATGTGCTGTATTATATCCAATCGTTTCAAATGAAAGGCCTGGCGCCGCTATTGCGATCTAGATTCGAGGAAATGACTGTGTGGGATGATGAGAAAAAGCAGCTGGCCCGGACTCTCGCTTCCCTTGGAGATCTCTCCATCCTACCCGCCGTTTTTTCAGACATCCAGCACTCACAGAAATTCTATCGGGATGTTTTATTGCGATTTCCCGAAGAAGTTGACCCACAATTACTGGCTTATTACGAAGACACGGATAATCCGTCCTATCAATGTGCGTATTTACAACGTATCAGCGACCGGGAGGCACAGGAGCAGATAGCGCAAGTGGAAGAGGCCTTGGCCAATGATCTCATTGAAGTTCGGATGCAGGCGCTTAAAACTATCGGCAATCTGTACTTTATGCGTACACCGGAACTTTTGCGGCCCTTCTTTACTTCCTCTCAGTGGCAAGAGCGGATGCTGGTCGCCCAAACGGTACGGAAGCTTCACATAAACGCGTTTTCAGAGGAGCTGAGCCAATTGCTTGGTGATGCTGAATGGTGGGTTCGCTATGCTGCTGCCGAAACAATTCTTGAAGTAGAGGGGGCTGAGAGATTGAATTTCTACGTTGAAAACCATCCAGATTCATTTGCCCGTGATATGGCGAGTCAATGGCTCAGCACGGAAAGCAAGCTGAATGCCCATGCATAA
- a CDS encoding glycosyltransferase has protein sequence MHNALFIALSSLSVFVILFMAGTAISYLFLFLSSMRKVMREGKLEKRSILDDLSLKDRTYPVSILVPAYNEEVGVISTVRSLLTLDYPEYEIVVIDDGSKDQTLAKLISAFQMRQVDHATRLTLPSKPIKGVYQSAAYPSVKVISKENGGKADALNCGINASVYPYFCAIDGDSILEQDALMKTMKPIIDSEEEVIAVGGSVRIANGITISRSQVEKIELPHKPIVIMQIIEYLRAFLIGRLGFSRFNQLLIVSGAFGLFNKGAVIHAGGYTEGLIGEDMELIVRLHRVNIENKLKKRIVFIPDPVCWTEAPETFSVLRKQRIRWQRGLAETLLAHKKMLFNPAYGAVGMVTFPYFLFVELLGSVVELIGFLIIIIGIFFTILDPVIVGTIFAVSILYGSFISSLAVLLEELTLHKYPKVRHLLILFLWALTESLWYRPLLVLWRIEGLLNTFKKKADWGNMERKGISSNEG, from the coding sequence ATGCATAATGCACTCTTCATTGCACTCAGCAGTTTATCGGTCTTTGTCATCCTTTTCATGGCTGGCACAGCAATCAGCTACCTGTTTCTCTTCCTGTCCTCCATGCGGAAAGTAATGCGGGAAGGAAAACTCGAAAAAAGGTCTATTCTAGACGACCTTTCATTGAAGGATCGGACCTATCCCGTGTCTATCCTTGTTCCTGCTTACAACGAGGAAGTGGGAGTCATCTCCACCGTACGCTCCCTGTTGACATTGGATTATCCGGAGTATGAAATCGTCGTCATTGATGATGGCTCCAAAGACCAAACATTAGCCAAGCTGATTAGCGCTTTTCAAATGAGACAGGTGGATCATGCCACGCGGCTTACGCTTCCTTCAAAGCCGATCAAAGGCGTCTATCAATCGGCAGCCTACCCGTCGGTGAAAGTAATTTCAAAAGAAAATGGCGGCAAAGCAGATGCCCTTAACTGTGGGATCAACGCGTCCGTCTATCCTTACTTTTGTGCAATTGACGGGGATTCCATTTTGGAGCAGGATGCGTTGATGAAGACGATGAAGCCCATCATCGATTCGGAAGAGGAAGTGATTGCTGTCGGCGGCTCCGTCCGTATAGCGAACGGAATCACTATATCCCGAAGTCAAGTCGAGAAGATCGAGTTGCCGCACAAGCCGATCGTCATTATGCAAATCATCGAGTATTTACGTGCATTTTTGATTGGACGCCTCGGTTTCAGCCGATTCAATCAGCTGCTTATCGTCTCGGGTGCTTTCGGCCTGTTCAATAAAGGCGCTGTCATTCATGCCGGAGGCTATACAGAAGGCTTAATCGGAGAAGACATGGAACTAATCGTCCGGCTGCATCGGGTCAATATCGAAAACAAACTAAAGAAACGGATTGTATTTATCCCCGATCCGGTCTGCTGGACGGAAGCACCAGAGACCTTCAGCGTACTGCGAAAACAACGGATCCGTTGGCAACGCGGACTTGCCGAAACGTTGTTGGCTCACAAGAAAATGTTGTTTAATCCAGCCTATGGTGCCGTAGGGATGGTGACATTCCCTTATTTCCTTTTCGTCGAACTGCTCGGCTCCGTTGTGGAACTGATCGGATTCTTGATTATTATCATCGGTATCTTTTTTACTATTTTGGATCCTGTCATCGTCGGAACCATTTTTGCTGTTTCCATTCTTTATGGCTCGTTCATTTCCTCTCTGGCCGTTCTGCTCGAGGAACTGACATTGCACAAATACCCTAAAGTCCGGCATTTGCTCATCCTGTTCCTTTGGGCGTTGACCGAGTCGCTTTGGTACCGTCCCCTCCTTGTTCTCTGGCGGATCGAAGGGCTGCTGAATACATTCAAGAAGAAGGCGGATTGGGGAAATATGGAGCGCAAAGGCATTTCATCGAATGAAGGATGA
- the putP gene encoding sodium/proline symporter PutP, with translation MSNDVYQLIAIIIYMAAMLFIGWYSFRRTANLTDYMLGGRSLGPAVTALSAGAADMSGWLLMGLPGAIYLNGLGEAWIAIGLTVGAYLNWLLVAPRLRVYTQVSNDSITIPSYLENRLKDKSRLLRIASGIIILVFFTFYVSSGMVAGGKFFLSSFGLDYHVGLLIVSAVVIAYTLFGGFLAVSYTDFVQGLIMFLALILVPLVGVFITGGIPETTATIREVNPDLLSLVKGVTFVGVISSVAWGLGYFGQPHIIVRFMAIKSVKETKSARRIGIGWMMLSLLGAIATALVGIAYYHQNTNVELVDAETVFISLGQIIFHPFIAGIMLAAVLAAVMSTISSQLIVTSSALIEDLYKAVIKTDASDKRYVFLGRMAVLVVSLVAMALAWPNKESILKLVSFAWAGFGGAFGPIILLSLYWRKITSTGALCGMVAGAITVGVWGNIKALSDALYEIVPGFAICLAVTVIVSLMTYRPNKEIDKEFSDAMELLKKER, from the coding sequence ATGTCTAATGATGTGTATCAATTAATCGCCATTATTATATACATGGCGGCAATGTTGTTCATCGGCTGGTACTCGTTCAGGCGAACGGCAAATTTGACAGATTACATGCTGGGCGGCCGCTCGTTAGGTCCTGCCGTTACCGCATTAAGTGCCGGGGCCGCTGATATGTCCGGCTGGTTGCTTATGGGATTGCCAGGCGCTATTTATCTTAATGGGTTAGGAGAAGCCTGGATTGCCATCGGACTGACTGTCGGTGCCTATTTGAACTGGCTTTTGGTTGCACCGCGACTTCGGGTGTATACACAGGTGTCAAACGACTCCATCACGATTCCAAGTTATTTGGAGAACCGCCTGAAGGATAAGTCCAGATTATTGCGCATTGCTTCTGGTATCATTATCTTAGTTTTCTTCACATTTTATGTTTCGTCCGGTATGGTTGCGGGCGGCAAATTTTTCTTAAGCTCATTTGGACTGGACTACCATGTGGGTCTGCTAATTGTGTCTGCAGTCGTCATTGCCTATACGCTGTTCGGAGGATTTTTAGCTGTTAGTTATACAGATTTCGTACAAGGACTCATTATGTTTTTGGCTCTAATTCTCGTTCCGCTTGTAGGGGTTTTCATTACGGGAGGCATTCCGGAGACAACTGCTACAATTCGGGAAGTAAATCCTGATTTGCTCAGCCTCGTTAAAGGGGTAACTTTTGTAGGTGTCATTTCATCTGTCGCCTGGGGTTTAGGTTATTTTGGTCAGCCCCATATCATCGTGCGTTTTATGGCTATCAAATCGGTCAAGGAGACGAAAAGCGCCCGCCGGATCGGGATTGGCTGGATGATGCTCAGCTTGCTTGGAGCGATTGCCACTGCGTTGGTCGGGATTGCCTACTATCACCAAAATACCAATGTGGAATTGGTCGATGCGGAAACCGTTTTCATTTCTCTCGGTCAAATCATCTTCCATCCTTTCATTGCAGGAATCATGTTAGCTGCGGTGCTTGCAGCTGTCATGAGTACGATTTCTTCTCAATTGATCGTTACATCCTCCGCTTTAATTGAGGATCTGTATAAGGCGGTTATTAAGACGGATGCATCCGATAAACGTTATGTCTTCCTCGGGCGAATGGCGGTTCTCGTCGTTTCCTTGGTTGCGATGGCACTCGCTTGGCCAAATAAGGAATCCATTTTGAAACTGGTATCTTTTGCATGGGCAGGTTTCGGCGGGGCATTCGGTCCAATCATCCTCCTGTCATTGTATTGGCGTAAAATCACGTCAACTGGCGCATTATGCGGAATGGTGGCCGGAGCCATCACGGTTGGCGTTTGGGGGAACATCAAGGCATTATCAGATGCGTTATATGAGATTGTCCCAGGTTTTGCGATTTGTTTGGCCGTGACCGTAATCGTCAGTCTAATGACATACCGTCCAAACAAGGAAATTGACAAAGAATTTTCGGATGCAATGGAGTTGCTTAAAAAGGAAAGATAA
- a CDS encoding nucleoside deaminase translates to MPNIRQEVFTSIHEQWLSQTIEMAVENVKNGGGPFAAIVVRDGKIIGKGTNQVHVLHDPSAHAELLAIRQACETLQSIDLSDCVLYASGEPCPMCLGAAYWSTVGHIYYACGKQEVSEQTDFQNPLDRYFTDQKLPGDQRLVPFVQVTCKNALAPFYEWQKTTEQK, encoded by the coding sequence ATGCCGAATATTCGACAGGAGGTTTTCACTTCGATACACGAACAATGGCTTTCACAAACTATTGAGATGGCAGTGGAGAATGTAAAAAATGGAGGCGGTCCGTTTGCCGCCATTGTAGTAAGAGACGGCAAGATCATCGGAAAAGGAACAAATCAGGTACATGTCCTGCATGATCCATCCGCTCATGCCGAATTGTTGGCAATTCGGCAAGCATGCGAAACGCTGCAATCAATCGACTTGTCGGATTGTGTCCTGTACGCAAGCGGCGAGCCTTGCCCGATGTGCTTGGGAGCGGCCTATTGGTCAACCGTCGGGCATATCTATTATGCCTGTGGCAAACAGGAAGTGTCGGAACAAACCGATTTTCAAAATCCGCTGGACCGTTATTTTACGGACCAAAAGCTGCCCGGCGATCAACGGCTTGTGCCATTCGTCCAAGTAACTTGCAAAAATGCTCTGGCACCTTTTTACGAGTGGCAAAAGACAACGGAACAGAAATAG